A genomic segment from Glycine max cultivar Williams 82 chromosome 1, Glycine_max_v4.0, whole genome shotgun sequence encodes:
- the LOC100796107 gene encoding protein argonaute 7 — MEETDESTNANQKFAIKRRSFRNGGNSHEHHHYHHHHHHHHHHHHYQHHHHHQLLQYSNQLGFCNNQNKFQRYYPALLPLPSLIPLQQLPLTPPFPQNHTIKSKTHLHKPPCMLNSSPSSDYKLSQLPLNPAPKELQQQSKASLKGDDGKKLIPARKPHAVLVASRPDSGGREGSVISLLANHFLVQFDPSQKIYHYNVEITPHPSKDVARAIKQKLVNNNSAVLSGATPAYDGRKNLYSPVEFQNDKLEFYISLPIPTSKLNSPYGEMPDLKEKHEQLKLFRINVKLVSKINGKELSNYLSNEGDDWIPLPQDYLHALDVVLRESPTEKCIPVGRSFYSSSMGRSKDIGGGAVGLRGFFQSLRPTQQGLALNVDFSVTAFHESIGVIAYLQKRVEFLRDLSQRKTAQLTGEERKEVEKALKSIRVFVCHRETVQRYRVYGLTEEVTENLWFADRDGKNLRLVNYFKDQYNYDIQFRKLPCLQISRSKPCYLPMELCVICEGQKFLGKLSDDQTARILKMGCQRPAERKTIVEGVMRGTVGPTSGDQEKEFKLQVSREMTKLTGRILHPPKLKLGDGGHVRNLTPSRHDRQWNLLDGHVFEGTTIERWALISFGGTPEQKSNVPRFINQLCQRCEQLGIFLNKNTVISPQFESIQILNNVTLLESKLKRIQRTASNNLQLLICIMERKHKGYADLKRIAETSVGVMSQCCLYPNLNKLSSQFLANLVLKINAKVGGCTVALYNSLPSQLPRLFHIDEPVIFMGADVTHPHPLDDVSPSVAAVVGSMNWPTANKYISRIRSQTHRQEIIQDLGAMVGELLDDFYQEVEKLPNRIIFFRDGVSETQFYKVLEEELQSIRFACSRFPGYKPTITFAVVQKRHHTRLFPFETDQSSTQNNFLYENIPPGTVVDSVITHPKEFDFYLCSHWGVKGTSRPTHYHVLWDENQFTSDELQKLVYNLCYTFVRCTKPISLVPPAYYAHLAAYRGRLYLERSESLGLFRSTSTLSRAAPPKTAALPKLSENIKKLMFYC, encoded by the exons ATGGAAGAGACAGATGAGTCAACCAATGCTAACCAGAAATTCGCCATCAAAAGAAGGAGCTTCAGGAATGGAGGCAACTCTCATGAGCATCATCATTATCAccatcatcaccaccaccaccaccatcatcatcacTATCAgcaccaccatcatcatcagCTGCTACAATACTCAAATCAGCTTGGTTTCTGCAACAACCAGAACAAGTTTCAGAGATACTACCCAGCTCTTCTGCCTCTACCTTCTCTTATACCTCTTCAACAACTTCCTTTGACTCCACCCTTCCCTCAGAACCacactatcaaatcaaaaaccCATTTGCACAAACCTCCATGCATGCTCAATAGCTCCCCCTCCTCAGATTACAAGCTCTCTCAACTACCACTTAATCCTG CTCCAAAAGAACTTCAGCAGCAATCAAAGGCATCCTTGAAAGGAGATGATGGGAAGAAACTCATTCCAGCAAGGAAGCCACATGCAGTACTTGTTGCAAGTAGGCCAGACTCTGGTGGCAGAGAAGGCTCTGTGATCTCTCTTCTTGCCAACCACTTTTTGGTGCAATTTGATCCATCACAGAAGATATATCATTACAATGTTGAAATCACTCCTCATCCCTCCAAGGATGTTGCCAGAGCAATCAAGCAGAAGTTGGTAAATAACAATTCTGCAGTCCTCTCAGGTGCTACTCCAGCATATGATGGTAGAAAGAATCTTTATAGTCCAGTTGAATTCCAAAATGACAAGCTTGAGTTCTACATAAGCCTCCCAATCCCCACTAGCAAGTTGAATTCACCTTATGGAGAAATGCCTGATTTGAAAGAGAAGCATGAACAGCTTAAACTTTTCAGGATAAATGTCAAGTTGGTCTCAAAGATCAATGGGAAGGAGTTGAGTAATTACTTGAGCAACGAGGGTGATGATTGGATTCCACTTCCACAGGATTATCTGCATGCTTTGGATGTAGTTCTTAGGGAAAGTCCAACTGAGAAATGCATACCTGTAGGGAGGTCATTCTATTCAAGTTCAATGGGAAGAAGCAAAGACATTGGTGGAGGAGCTGTTGGATTGAGAGGCTTCTTTCAGAGTCTTAGACCAACACAACAAGGACTTGCTCTCAATGTGGATTTCTCGGTAACTGCTTTCCATGAGAGCATAGGAGTGATTGCATACTTGCAGAAGCGCGTCGAGTTTCTTCGAGACCTGTCTCAAAGGAAGACAGCTCAATTAACTGGCGAAGAGAGGAAGGAAGTGGAGAAGGCGTTGAAGAGCATCAGGGTCTTTGTTTGCCACAGAGAAACTGTTCAGCGATATCGTGTCTATGGCTTGACTGAGGAGGTTACTGAAAATCTTTGGTTTGCTGACAGAGATGGGAAGAATCTGAGGTTGGTGAATTACTTTAAAGATCAATATAACTATGACATACAATTCAGAAAACTGCCATGCTTGCAAATTAGTAGGAGTAAGCCTTGTTATCTCCCTATGGAGCTTTGTGTGATCTGTGAAGGCCAGAAGTTCCTTGGGAAACTGTCTGATGATCAAACAGCAAGAATACTCAAAATGGGCTGCCAAAGACCGGCAGAACGAAAAACCATTGTCGAAGGAGTCATGAGAGGAACTGTTGGGCCTACCAG TGGTGATCAGGAAAAAGAATTCAAACTCCAAGTATCAAGAGAAATGACAAAGTTGACTGGTAGAATTCTTCACCCTCCCAAACTAAAGCTTGGAGATGGAGGTCATGTAAGAAATCTGACTCCTTCGCGTCACGACCGCCAATGGAACCTTCTTGACGGCCATGTCTTTGAAGGAACTACTATTGAAAGGTGGGCACTAATTAGTTTTGGGGGCACACCTGAGCAGAAGTCCAATGTCCCCAGATTTATAAACCAGTTATGTCAAAGGTGTGAACAATTGGGCATTTTTCTCAACAAGAACACTGTTATTAGTCCCCAGTTTGAATCTATCCAAATTCTTAACAATGTCACCCTTTTGGAATCTAAGCTCAAGAGAATCCAGAGGACAGCCTCAAACAATCTCCAGCTTCTTATTTGCATAATGGAGAGAAAACACAAAGGGTATGCTGACTTGAAGCGAATTGCCGAGACAAGTGTTGGTGTCATGAGCCAATGCTGCCTGTACCCCAACCTCAACAAGTTGAGTTCACAATTTTTGGCTAATTTGGTCCTCAAAATCAATGCCAAAGTTGGTGGATGCACAGTTGCCTTATACAACTCATTGCCTTCGCAGTTACCGCGCCTCTTTCATATTGATGAGCCAGTGATATTCATGGGTGCTGATGTGACACATCCTCACCCTCTTGATGATGTCAGTCCATctgttgctgctgttgttggTAGCATGAATTGGCCGACAGCAAACAAGTACATTTCAAGAATAAGGTCTCAAACACATAGACAAGAAATCATCCAGGATCTCGGTGCAATGGTGGGGGAATTGCTTGATGATTTTTACCAGGAGGTAGAGAAACTCCCCAATAGAATCATTTTCTTCAGAGACGGGGTTAGTGAAACTCAGTTTTACAAAGTGCTGGAAGAGGAACTTCAATCCATCAGGTTTGCATGTTCAAGGTTTCCTGGCTACAAACCTACCATTACTTTTGCAGTTGTGCAAAAGAGGCATCACACAAGGTTGTTTCCCTTTGAAACTGACCAGTCTTCAACTCAAAACAATTTTCTATATGAAAACATTCCTCCTGGGACTGTGGTTGATTCTGTGATCACTCATCCAAAGGAATTTGACTTCTATCTTTGTAGCCATTGGGGTGTTAAAGGAACAAGTAGGCCAACTCACTACCATGTCTTGTGGGATGAAAACCAGTTTACTTCTGATGAACTACAGAAACTGGTTTACAACTTATGCTACACTTTTGTTAGGTGTACCAAGCCAATTTCTTTGGTGCCTCCTGCATATTATGCACACTTAGCTGCATATAGAGGCAGACTCTACCTTGAGAGATCAGAGTCCTTAGGTTTGTTCCGAAGCACATCTACACTATCCAGAGCTGCTCCTCCAAAGACAGCAGCTCTACCTAAACTTAGTGAAAACATCAAGAAGCTCATGTTCTATTGCTAG